CGAAGGAACGGGTCATCTCACGAGGCCATCCACCTTGCACAACCAGCTGGAAACCGTCACCGAGTGCTCGGCACGTTTTCTGAAACTTCGAGTCTCACAAGTCTACGCTATATCATTAGAACACATCAAGACGGTGGCCTATTGGACATGTGGAATTGGAATTGCCACATGCCCAGCCTTGAGAAGGTCTTTACAACGCTTTCCATGAACGGATGAGCTAACAAAACGCGAGCTGATTTGGACAGTGTGCTGAAAAGTATATGAACGCGGTTGCGACTGACTCGAAAAGAGATCTCTCGGGGAACGAGTGGCCAGTGAAAAATCGTTGGTATCTATCCCTTCACGTCGCCgcgtctctctctctctctctctctctctcgccctgTTCACGAAACCTCTCGGCGGCCCTGCAGCGAGGTCTTCTTTCATCATTGAGTCAGTAAAACCGGCCTTGATCGCAAGCCCACTCCGCGGCGTACGCTGGCTGAACAGCAACACGGTTCAACGACCACATACTTGAAACTATGACCGCAAGACCACCATTCCGCTCTATTTACGTTTCGAACCTCGCGATGCTTGCAATTCATCCTCTTGAATCCTGCGACGTACTTCCATCAAAGCTTTCCCTAAAAGATTCAATCCCCACCTCTCCCGATTCTCACCAGCACTTTTTGCTCCAAATCCTATCCCCCATACTCGATCTTGCGGACTAGCCTCGACCAATTCACGCTCCCCAGTGCCAAGCAACCGCCGCTTCAAATCTTCATTCTGTGAGAACTTGAGATAATTGCCCTCGATGACGATCTCCAACCGATGCATTTCCCACACCTCGTCGTCAAATCTGGGAATCTTCCGGCCTAGATTTCGAAGCTCGCGAGGATGAATTTTCCACCCGGTGCGAATGTCGTGCGTAACGGGGTGAGCCGGTCCTGCAAACAGGAGCGCTTTGCGATGCATCATGTATCTTGAAGTATTCCACATCAGTTCCCTGGGTGTATCAGATAAACTTGGGATTCTCACCCGCGGGCTGATAATGGAGATGGTAATGGAAATGAAATTGCATCACTCACTGTTCGGCATTCGCATATGTGTACTTTTCATTCCCATGCTCCCATTTAAATGGAGATGGCCACCATTGGCCTAGGAAGCCTACTTCGCCTTCTGGTTTCCAGAAATAAATGGGTAGGTCTTTGTTGGTTGGTGATTCCATGGTTGCACGGGTGTATGACGGGGATGTTGTTGGATGAGATGTATTTTAGTTGAATCGAGCAGGTCAAGATCAGAGTGTGAGTAGCAGTGGATGTAATTTTATTTGGAATGTCTTtctgtcgatgatgatgtctTTATCTATATGGCTGTAGCTGTAGCAGTAGCTAGTCCTCTGCCGCCGGCAGTACGGACGCGCGAGGATCGGAGTCATCTGTCCTCGGTGAGTCATCCTTGTCGTGGCCAAGGCTCGAATACGAGGTCATCGACCTTGAATGTGCACTGTTTCTGGCCCGAAGAGATTCAAACCGATATTGGGTTTCTTTGGTTTTACTATTTAATAGGCGTTTTGGAAAAATTCGTGCATACCCAGTCATTGGGGGCAACTCGGGATAACCTCAGCCCGCCGAGCATGTTGCCCCATGCTCAAACTCGCATACGAGTTCGAATCCACACGGGAATAGATTTCAAACCCCATTTACGTGATGAATTAACGTTCCATATTGCTGAAATGTATACACAGCACTGGGGAAGGGGGGTTCTattctaaaaaaaaacagactTAATATCGACAAGAATCTTTTGTCCCAAAGCCCTCCGTTCCTCTCTCCAACGTCAAACCTTCCGCTTCAGCAGCCCGCGGAAGAAATCAAAGCTGTTACTGTCACTCTGCAGCTGCCAGACTCGGCCAGTTGGACGGTCATCCCAGGCCAATTCTTCAGCAAGTAGCAGTCCGTAATCTCGCGTGATGCCCTGGATGCGGGCACGAGCACCgccttcctcctccaacgTCACAATCTGGTGCATATGCAGCCAGTCTTCGTAATACATCGCTTCAAAAGCGCGATCAAATCCGGTTCGAAGGAAGCGGGTGTAAAGCTCTTCAAACGTGGTGAGAATGCGAGCAAGTAGCTTCTCGAGAGTGATTGGAGATGCGGCAGCGGCTCCGGGAGTGGCGTAGCGAGCAGCGAGAGCCGTGAGAGCGGTCGTGGGCGAGGCGTTGGTGGCGTTCAAACCGATGCCGACGACGGAGATGTATTCATTTGACATGAAGTGTGAATTGATGAGGATGCCGCAGATCTTGGTGTATCGCTTTTGCTCTGGGTCTTCTGGGTCGAGAGCGTCTAACAAATAATTTAGTATGCATGATGAAGTTGAGTGAGGGTGTTCGAGTAACGATGTGGC
The window above is part of the Penicillium oxalicum strain HP7-1 chromosome VI, whole genome shotgun sequence genome. Proteins encoded here:
- a CDS encoding N-glycosidase, which codes for MESPTNKDLPIYFWKPEGEVGFLGQWWPSPFKWEHGNEKYTYANAEQELMWNTSRYMMHRKALLFAGPAHPVTHDIRTGWKIHPRELRNLGRKIPRFDDEVWEMHRLEIVIEGNYLKFSQNEDLKRRLLGTGERELVEASPQDRVWGIGFGAKSAGENRERWGLNLLGKALMEVRRRIQEDELQASRGSKRK